A genomic segment from bacterium encodes:
- the ligA gene encoding NAD-dependent DNA ligase LigA → MKKKAQAPKPIQEMSVAELEKAVRYHNDLYFKKAKPEISDDEFDRMVERLKEIKPTAKVLEEIGSDLSEGGKKIEHSSPMLSLDKCYSLEDLAEWASKLSGDVVATPKIDGLAIAIRYDAAGALIQAETRGDGFKGDDITRNVLEIADIPKKISEGYVEIRGEVYMRRSVFKGYESDFANPRNLAAGAVKQKDPKKTGEYRLNFFAYEVLGRPIEEEIDNVRWLKKLGFSPIDAELLSREPAELEKTYQRLFQARDKLDYELDGVVYKANLIADQIRLGASAHHPRWAIAYKFQGDAGTSVLREVEWSVSRTRAITPIGIIDPVRLSGATVTRVSLHNYGLMKKMGVSIGAEVLVMRRGGVIPNLEQVIKPTKKLVEAPKKCPSCGFPTEVVDDFLYCTNAKGCRSTKIGELRHFVAVLEIEGFGEKMLEQLYDNGFVEDLPDFFRLTKDDILTLERTGDILATKLIDHIQSRRKIPLALFLRGLGIPELAKSSSQLLVKNFRTLERIRSVGEEDLAQIHGVGPVIAREVVKGLKEKAKTIDKLLKYVTIDEKGAAKEGKLSGKSFLFTGKMATMERGSAEKAVEALGGEIAAGVSKDLDFLVIGSEGYQNREKGNKWLKAEALVQKGAELKIISEEDFLAMIG, encoded by the coding sequence TTGAAGAAAAAGGCCCAAGCACCCAAGCCGATCCAGGAGATGAGCGTCGCCGAGCTCGAGAAGGCGGTTCGCTACCACAACGACCTCTATTTCAAAAAAGCCAAGCCCGAGATCAGCGACGACGAGTTCGATCGGATGGTCGAGCGTTTGAAAGAGATCAAGCCGACTGCCAAGGTCTTGGAGGAAATCGGCTCCGATTTGAGCGAGGGCGGCAAGAAGATCGAGCATTCCTCGCCGATGCTCAGCCTCGATAAGTGCTATAGCCTCGAGGATCTCGCCGAATGGGCTTCCAAGCTGAGCGGCGACGTGGTCGCGACGCCCAAGATCGACGGCCTGGCCATCGCCATCCGCTACGATGCCGCCGGCGCCCTTATCCAAGCCGAGACCCGGGGCGATGGCTTCAAGGGCGATGACATCACCCGCAATGTCTTGGAGATCGCCGACATCCCGAAAAAGATTTCCGAGGGCTACGTCGAGATTCGCGGCGAGGTCTACATGCGCCGCTCGGTCTTCAAGGGCTACGAGAGCGACTTCGCCAACCCTCGCAACCTCGCGGCCGGCGCGGTCAAGCAAAAGGATCCCAAGAAGACCGGCGAATACCGGCTTAATTTCTTCGCTTATGAAGTCCTGGGCCGGCCGATCGAGGAAGAGATCGACAATGTCCGCTGGCTGAAAAAGCTCGGCTTTTCGCCGATCGACGCCGAGCTGCTTTCCCGGGAGCCGGCCGAGCTGGAAAAAACCTATCAGCGCCTGTTCCAGGCCCGCGACAAGCTCGACTACGAGCTCGACGGCGTCGTCTACAAGGCCAACCTCATCGCCGATCAAATCCGGCTCGGCGCCAGTGCCCACCATCCGCGCTGGGCCATCGCTTACAAGTTCCAGGGCGACGCCGGCACCAGCGTGCTCCGCGAGGTCGAATGGAGCGTCTCCCGGACCCGGGCCATCACGCCGATCGGCATCATCGATCCGGTCCGTCTGAGCGGCGCCACCGTCACCCGGGTCTCGCTCCACAACTACGGCCTGATGAAGAAGATGGGGGTCTCGATCGGGGCCGAGGTCCTGGTGATGCGAAGGGGCGGCGTCATCCCCAACCTCGAGCAGGTGATCAAGCCGACCAAGAAACTGGTCGAGGCCCCGAAGAAATGCCCTTCCTGCGGCTTTCCGACCGAGGTCGTCGACGATTTCCTCTACTGCACCAATGCCAAGGGCTGCCGCAGCACCAAGATCGGCGAGTTGCGCCACTTCGTCGCGGTCCTCGAGATCGAGGGCTTCGGCGAGAAGATGCTGGAGCAGCTTTACGACAACGGCTTCGTCGAGGACCTGCCGGATTTTTTCCGCCTGACCAAGGACGACATCCTCACCTTGGAGCGGACCGGCGACATCCTGGCCACCAAGCTCATCGACCATATCCAGTCGCGGCGGAAGATCCCGCTGGCGCTCTTCCTGCGCGGCCTCGGCATCCCCGAGCTGGCCAAGAGCTCCAGCCAGCTCCTGGTGAAAAACTTTCGCACCTTGGAAAGGATTCGTTCGGTGGGCGAAGAGGACTTGGCTCAGATCCACGGCGTCGGCCCGGTCATCGCCCGCGAGGTGGTCAAGGGATTGAAGGAGAAGGCCAAGACGATCGACAAGCTCCTCAAGTACGTGACGATCGACGAGAAGGGCGCGGCCAAAGAGGGCAAGCTCTCGGGCAAGAGCTTCCTTTTCACCGGTAAGATGGCCACGATGGAGCGGGGCTCGGCCGAAAAGGCGGTCGAGGCGCTGGGCGGCGAGATCGCCGCCGGCGTCAGCAAGGACCTCGATTTCCTGGTGATCGGCAGCGAGGGCTACCAGAACCGGGAGAAGGGCAACAAGTGGCTCAAGGCCGAGGCCTTGGTCCAGAAGGGGGCCGAGCTCAAGATCATCTCGGAGGAAGATTTTTTGGCAATGATCGGGTAG
- a CDS encoding pitrilysin family protein, with translation MLQPHRELLPNGATLLLVETHQAPVVSLNICVRVGSRYETDEEAGICHLIEHMLFKGTDKMGAGEVAKRIEASGGEVNAYTSFDETVYYCTMASRHFETGLEVLSDAVLHSVFDPEELAREKEVVIEEILRSKDSPGKVLSEALFQKAFSKHTYGRPIIGFKETVQGFSREKILDFYRSWYVPENMVVVVAGDFGSERTLELLRRTFGALPSRPSPKVHVHDEPEQSDPRAVALTNPIQGSTMMLGFHVPGLEHADIPALDVLSHILGEGESSRLDLNVKERRGLVNSIYSYVYAPHDPGLFTVGFTLPEKNFAKATEAVLEEIYRFHDQKIDQEELNMAKLNIKSDAVYEKETVEGLGRKYGYFETILGRHDFDDHYYQEIDAVTADDVREVAARYLRPEKLSIGLIHPQDSKKKVEPKDLLAWSKLKAKPASKKRAAVDTEPQFLRLKNGLRLILKENHNVPTVVIRSAHLGGLRAENPRSNGIHSFLAQLWGKSTESLNAEAMAREVESIAGTIQAYSGRNVVGMKADFLSEKSRDGVDLFLDALLHPRFDKDEMERERANILEAIRREGDQLAGLAFKHFQQKLFPSHPYGLSLLGTAANVRRFGRGDLNKAFDASLNPKSSVISVVGDFDWRKMAECLKPALESIKPRKAGWKPPRMDPPPRESLKVETVKDKLQAHIVLGFRGVSYADKDRYALDVLNNILAGQGGRLFIELRDKLSLAYSVTSLSQEGIEPGYFGVYIATEPRKVPTAVEGILKELEKVIREPVGREEMDRAKQYMVGAYEIDLQRNSTVATQLAFNEIYGIDRREWIRLPEKVLKVTPEAVLKVARKILKLDRYVLSIVRP, from the coding sequence ATGCTGCAACCGCATCGCGAGCTTTTGCCCAACGGCGCCACCCTGCTGCTCGTCGAGACCCACCAAGCCCCGGTCGTTTCGCTCAACATTTGCGTCAGGGTCGGCTCGCGCTACGAAACCGATGAGGAGGCCGGTATCTGCCACCTCATCGAGCACATGCTCTTCAAGGGCACCGACAAGATGGGGGCCGGCGAGGTCGCCAAGCGCATCGAGGCCAGCGGCGGCGAGGTCAACGCCTACACCTCCTTCGACGAGACCGTTTACTACTGCACGATGGCCAGCCGCCATTTCGAGACCGGCCTCGAAGTGCTTTCCGACGCCGTCCTCCACTCGGTCTTCGATCCCGAGGAGCTGGCCCGGGAGAAGGAAGTGGTCATCGAGGAGATCCTCCGCAGCAAGGACAGCCCCGGCAAGGTCCTCTCGGAGGCGCTCTTTCAAAAGGCTTTCAGCAAGCACACCTATGGCCGGCCCATCATCGGCTTCAAGGAGACGGTCCAGGGCTTCAGCCGGGAGAAGATCCTCGATTTCTACCGCTCCTGGTACGTGCCCGAGAACATGGTCGTGGTCGTCGCCGGCGACTTCGGGAGCGAAAGGACCTTGGAGCTGCTCCGCCGCACCTTCGGCGCCCTGCCCTCGCGGCCCTCGCCCAAGGTTCACGTCCACGACGAGCCGGAGCAAAGCGATCCCCGGGCGGTGGCGCTGACCAATCCAATCCAAGGCAGCACGATGATGCTCGGCTTTCATGTCCCCGGCTTGGAGCACGCCGACATCCCGGCCCTCGACGTCTTGAGCCACATCCTGGGCGAAGGCGAAAGCTCGCGGCTCGACCTGAACGTCAAGGAGCGGCGGGGCTTGGTCAATTCGATCTACTCCTACGTCTATGCGCCCCACGATCCGGGCCTCTTCACCGTCGGCTTCACCTTGCCGGAGAAGAATTTCGCCAAGGCCACCGAGGCCGTCCTCGAGGAGATCTATCGCTTCCATGACCAGAAGATCGATCAGGAAGAGCTGAACATGGCCAAGCTCAACATCAAGAGCGACGCCGTCTACGAAAAGGAAACCGTTGAGGGCCTGGGCCGGAAGTACGGCTATTTCGAGACCATCCTCGGCCGCCACGATTTCGACGACCATTATTATCAAGAGATCGACGCGGTCACCGCCGACGACGTTCGCGAGGTCGCCGCCCGCTATCTTCGGCCCGAGAAGCTCAGCATCGGACTGATCCATCCCCAGGATTCGAAGAAAAAGGTCGAGCCCAAGGACCTGCTCGCCTGGTCCAAGCTCAAGGCCAAGCCGGCGTCCAAGAAACGGGCGGCGGTCGACACCGAGCCCCAATTCCTGCGCTTGAAAAACGGCTTGCGGCTCATCCTCAAGGAAAATCACAACGTCCCGACCGTCGTCATCCGCAGCGCCCACCTAGGCGGCCTGCGGGCCGAGAATCCTCGAAGCAACGGCATCCACAGCTTTCTGGCCCAGCTCTGGGGCAAGTCGACCGAGAGCCTGAACGCCGAGGCCATGGCCCGGGAGGTCGAAAGCATCGCCGGCACCATCCAAGCCTACAGCGGCCGAAACGTCGTCGGGATGAAGGCCGACTTCCTGAGCGAGAAGAGCCGCGATGGAGTCGATCTCTTCCTCGACGCCCTGCTCCACCCCCGCTTCGACAAGGACGAGATGGAGCGCGAAAGGGCCAACATCCTCGAGGCCATCCGGCGCGAGGGCGACCAGCTGGCCGGCCTGGCTTTCAAGCATTTCCAGCAAAAGCTCTTTCCGAGCCATCCCTATGGGCTTTCTTTGCTTGGAACCGCGGCCAACGTCCGCCGCTTCGGCCGCGGCGATTTGAACAAGGCCTTCGACGCCAGCCTCAATCCGAAGAGCAGCGTGATCAGCGTGGTCGGCGACTTCGACTGGCGAAAGATGGCCGAATGCCTCAAGCCGGCGCTGGAATCGATCAAGCCGCGCAAGGCCGGCTGGAAGCCGCCGCGGATGGACCCGCCGCCGCGGGAAAGCCTCAAGGTCGAGACGGTCAAGGACAAGCTCCAAGCCCACATCGTCCTGGGCTTCCGCGGCGTCAGTTATGCCGATAAGGATCGTTACGCCCTCGACGTCCTCAACAACATCCTCGCCGGCCAAGGCGGCCGCCTCTTCATCGAGCTGCGCGACAAGCTCTCGCTGGCTTATTCGGTCACCTCGCTGAGCCAGGAAGGCATCGAGCCCGGATACTTCGGCGTTTACATCGCCACCGAGCCGCGCAAGGTTCCGACCGCGGTCGAGGGCATCCTCAAGGAACTGGAGAAAGTCATCCGGGAGCCGGTGGGCCGGGAGGAGATGGATCGGGCCAAGCAATACATGGTCGGCGCCTATGAGATCGACCTCCAGCGCAACAGCACCGTCGCCACCCAACTGGCCTTCAACGAGATCTACGGCATCGACCGCCGGGAGTGGATCCGCCTTCCCGAGAAGGTCCTCAAGGTCACGCCGGAGGCGGTCCTCAAGGTTGCCCGCAAGATTTTGAAATTGGATCGCTACGTTCTATCCATCGTCAGGCCCTAG
- a CDS encoding NAD-dependent epimerase/dehydratase family protein: MRILITGGAGFIASHVQDAYLAAGHEVAVLDNLATGQKANLSPKSRFFELDIRDSAIDRAFSEFQPEAISLHAAQMDVRRSVEDPVYDCQVNGLGMLNLLEASRRHGVKKAIFASTGGAIYGEQEYFPADERHPTQPASPYGITKLLGEKYLSFYQETYGLETVALRYANVYGPRQNPHGEAGVVAIFATKLLKGEVPTINGDGLQTRDYVFVEDVVRANLLALKPGVKGIYNIGTGRETDVVQIFQGLAKEAGFDAAPKHGPAKAGEQKRSVISAAKIGQELGWKPQIPLAEGLKRTVEYFRSL, from the coding sequence ATGCGCATACTCATCACCGGAGGCGCCGGTTTCATCGCCTCCCACGTTCAAGACGCCTATCTCGCCGCCGGCCACGAGGTCGCGGTTCTCGACAACTTGGCCACCGGCCAAAAGGCCAACCTCTCGCCGAAGAGCCGTTTCTTCGAATTGGACATTCGCGATTCCGCCATCGACCGGGCTTTTTCCGAATTCCAGCCCGAGGCGATCTCGCTGCACGCCGCCCAAATGGACGTGCGCCGCTCGGTCGAGGACCCGGTCTACGATTGCCAAGTCAACGGCTTGGGCATGCTGAATTTGCTGGAGGCCTCCCGCCGCCACGGCGTGAAGAAGGCGATCTTCGCCTCCACCGGCGGCGCCATCTACGGCGAGCAGGAGTATTTCCCGGCCGACGAGAGGCATCCGACTCAGCCGGCCAGCCCCTATGGCATCACCAAGCTGCTCGGTGAGAAGTATCTGAGTTTCTATCAAGAGACCTACGGGCTCGAAACCGTCGCCCTGCGCTACGCCAACGTCTACGGGCCGCGGCAAAATCCCCACGGCGAGGCCGGCGTGGTCGCGATCTTTGCCACCAAGCTTTTGAAGGGCGAGGTTCCGACGATCAACGGCGATGGCCTCCAAACCCGGGACTATGTCTTCGTCGAGGACGTGGTCCGGGCCAACCTGCTGGCCCTGAAGCCCGGCGTGAAGGGGATCTACAACATCGGCACCGGCCGCGAGACCGACGTGGTCCAGATCTTCCAGGGCTTGGCCAAGGAAGCCGGGTTCGATGCCGCGCCCAAGCACGGTCCGGCCAAGGCCGGCGAACAAAAGCGCAGCGTCATCAGCGCCGCCAAGATCGGCCAAGAGCTGGGCTGGAAGCCGCAAATTCCGCTGGCTGAGGGCTTGAAGCGCACCGTAGAATATTTCCGGTCTTTATAA
- the nadA gene encoding quinolinate synthase NadA, which yields MDLLAQIASEKKRLNAVIVSHYYQEDEIQDLADFVGDSLAMAQYCEKSPADTLVVCGVRFMAETAKIVNPSKRVLLPDLQAGCSLADSCPPAPFQQFKSKLRDPYVVMYINSNPEIKALSDVICTSSNAEKIIASVPKDREILFGPDRHLGRYLMEKTGRPMTLWQGVCIVHETFNEKKIVALKLEHPDAEIIAHPECEEAVLRHADFVGSTSALLKHSQTSPKKKFIVLTESGILHQMRKASPEKTFIEGPNDSGCACNECPYMRLNTLEKLYLCMKNEAPEIVMDEKLRQKAYLPLKRMLELSAA from the coding sequence ATGGACTTGCTCGCTCAAATCGCCTCCGAGAAAAAACGCCTCAATGCGGTTATCGTCTCTCATTATTACCAGGAAGACGAGATTCAGGATCTGGCGGATTTCGTCGGGGACTCCCTGGCCATGGCCCAGTACTGCGAAAAATCGCCGGCCGACACCCTGGTGGTCTGCGGCGTCCGCTTCATGGCCGAAACCGCCAAGATCGTGAACCCGAGCAAGCGGGTGCTGCTGCCCGACCTCCAGGCCGGCTGCTCGCTGGCCGACTCCTGCCCGCCGGCGCCCTTCCAGCAGTTCAAGTCCAAGCTCAGGGACCCCTACGTCGTGATGTACATCAACTCCAATCCCGAGATCAAAGCGCTCTCCGACGTGATCTGCACCTCGAGCAATGCCGAGAAGATCATCGCTTCGGTGCCCAAGGACCGCGAGATCCTCTTCGGGCCCGACCGTCACTTGGGCCGCTATTTGATGGAGAAGACCGGCCGGCCGATGACGCTTTGGCAGGGCGTCTGCATCGTCCATGAGACTTTCAACGAGAAGAAGATCGTCGCCCTGAAGTTGGAGCACCCCGACGCCGAAATCATCGCCCATCCCGAATGCGAGGAGGCGGTCTTGCGCCATGCCGATTTCGTCGGCTCGACCTCGGCCCTGCTCAAGCACAGCCAGACCTCGCCGAAGAAGAAATTCATCGTCCTGACCGAGTCGGGCATCCTCCATCAGATGCGCAAGGCTTCGCCCGAAAAGACCTTCATCGAGGGCCCCAACGACAGCGGCTGCGCCTGCAACGAATGTCCTTACATGCGGCTCAACACGCTGGAGAAGCTCTACCTCTGCATGAAGAACGAGGCGCCGGAGATCGTGATGGACGAGAAGCTGCGGCAGAAAGCCTACCTGCCGCTGAAGCGGATGCTGGAGCTGAGCGCGGCGTAG
- a CDS encoding TIGR00730 family Rossman fold protein, whose amino-acid sequence MLQRLCIFCGSSPGNSPAFQQAAENLAETMAQSGIGLVYGGAQVGLMGSIADACLKRGVEVVGIIPGALFPREIPHQGLTQLHVVDSMHERKQKMYELSDAFVALPGGIGTLEELFEILTWGQLGLHAKPCGLLNVQGYYDKMLEFLDGAVGHGFLKAKHRALLLSDPEPARLLKKLQEYRPPAGTKWIEKGET is encoded by the coding sequence ATGCTTCAACGGCTCTGTATCTTCTGCGGCTCCAGCCCCGGCAATTCTCCGGCTTTCCAACAAGCGGCGGAGAACTTGGCCGAAACCATGGCCCAGTCCGGCATCGGCCTGGTGTACGGCGGCGCCCAAGTCGGCCTGATGGGCTCGATCGCCGACGCCTGCCTGAAGCGCGGCGTCGAGGTCGTCGGCATCATTCCCGGAGCGCTCTTTCCCCGGGAAATTCCTCACCAGGGCTTGACCCAGCTCCACGTCGTCGATTCAATGCACGAGCGGAAGCAAAAGATGTATGAGCTCTCCGACGCTTTTGTCGCCCTGCCCGGCGGAATCGGAACCTTGGAAGAGCTCTTCGAAATCCTCACCTGGGGGCAGCTCGGCCTCCACGCCAAGCCCTGCGGCCTGCTCAACGTCCAAGGCTATTACGACAAGATGCTCGAATTCCTCGACGGCGCCGTCGGCCACGGCTTTCTCAAGGCCAAGCACCGGGCGCTTTTGCTGTCGGACCCCGAGCCGGCCCGGCTTCTGAAAAAGCTGCAGGAATATCGGCCACCTGCGGGGACAAAGTGGATAGAGAAAGGGGAAACGTGA
- a CDS encoding DUF488 domain-containing protein, with product MSEQVHTPYLGPNHRAVKGRLWTIGHSTRSIEEFVGLLKSHGVSRILDVRLLPGSRRHPHFNAETLAASLEQAGIDYRHLRDLGGRRKAGVDSENLGWKNASFRGYADYMATEGFRRALDQAMALAAERPSALLCAEAVPWRCHRSLIGDALLARAWEVLDILGPGAAKPHRLTAFAKVEGEKVSYPAEEPVQKSLSFEKLPD from the coding sequence TTGAGCGAGCAAGTCCATACACCATACCTAGGCCCAAACCACCGGGCTGTAAAGGGCCGGCTGTGGACGATCGGCCACTCTACTCGAAGCATTGAGGAATTCGTCGGCTTGCTGAAGTCCCACGGGGTTAGTCGAATCCTCGACGTCCGGCTCTTGCCGGGCTCCCGGCGCCATCCTCATTTCAACGCCGAAACCTTGGCCGCGTCCTTGGAGCAAGCCGGAATCGATTACCGCCACCTTCGGGATTTGGGTGGCCGGCGCAAGGCCGGTGTCGATTCCGAAAACCTTGGCTGGAAGAACGCCTCCTTTCGCGGCTACGCCGATTACATGGCGACCGAGGGCTTTCGGCGAGCCTTGGATCAGGCGATGGCGCTGGCCGCCGAACGGCCCTCGGCCTTGCTTTGCGCGGAGGCGGTGCCCTGGCGCTGTCATCGCTCCCTGATCGGCGACGCCCTGCTGGCCCGAGCTTGGGAAGTCCTCGACATCCTCGGCCCCGGCGCCGCCAAACCCCACCGCCTGACGGCCTTCGCCAAAGTCGAAGGCGAGAAGGTGTCCTATCCGGCGGAAGAACCGGTCCAAAAAAGTCTTTCCTTTGAAAAGCTCCCTGACTAA
- a CDS encoding histidine phosphatase family protein: MLRLLLVRHGETEWNLIRRIMGRQEISLNDTGRAQSLSLRESLASFAVDAIYSSPVCRARETAAILCEGRGLEPVFDERLVEINYGDWVGMTFEEVRNLPDYTPYFERLETPVAPNGETLYQVRDRAMGWVEDLRRRHPDATVVAVSHADWIKCLLMEFLGIPYDRIWKFRIDNVSVSLIECDPSWDRVVCINQRGDFERLFQTRFAF, translated from the coding sequence ATGCTGCGTTTACTGTTAGTTCGGCATGGGGAAACCGAGTGGAACCTCATCCGTCGGATCATGGGCCGTCAGGAAATCAGCTTGAACGACACCGGCCGGGCCCAAAGCCTGAGCTTGAGGGAATCGCTGGCCAGCTTCGCGGTCGACGCGATCTACAGCTCGCCGGTCTGCCGGGCCCGCGAGACCGCCGCCATCCTCTGCGAGGGGCGGGGGCTCGAGCCGGTCTTCGACGAGCGCTTGGTCGAGATCAATTACGGCGATTGGGTCGGGATGACCTTCGAGGAAGTCCGAAACCTGCCCGACTACACTCCCTACTTCGAAAGGTTGGAGACTCCGGTCGCGCCCAATGGCGAGACGCTTTACCAGGTGCGGGACCGGGCGATGGGCTGGGTCGAGGACCTCCGGCGGCGCCATCCCGACGCCACGGTGGTCGCGGTGAGCCACGCCGATTGGATCAAGTGCCTGCTGATGGAATTCCTCGGCATTCCCTACGACCGGATTTGGAAGTTCCGGATCGACAATGTCTCGGTCTCGCTGATCGAATGCGACCCGAGCTGGGACCGGGTGGTCTGCATCAACCAGCGCGGCGATTTCGAGCGATTGTTCCAGACGAGGTTCGCGTTTTGA